A window of the Paenibacillus woosongensis genome harbors these coding sequences:
- a CDS encoding M3 family oligoendopeptidase, translated as MAELTNPVQQTWELDSIFAGGSSSADFEAFLQQLQKDIAAMHQELQQLGAPGSLEEAAGLDRLIAGLQSAAGRIGEASSFVACLTAENQHDKKAVQLSSKVTTLRAAYENAMTLFQNVLRNTDDELWELWMSREEVAPISFVLNEKRAAAREKLAPELESLASDLAIDGYHGWGQHYDTIVSKVAVPFEDEDGSQTSLSVGQAANKLGDNSRAVREETFKNWEQAWSDVADYCADTLNRLAGFRIKLYEKRGWSDILKEPLDINRMSKATLDMMWQVIEENKPVFVAYLNRKAKLMGLEQLSWSDVDAPLGESADKISYEAAAEEIVKQFRNFSPKLADFSAEAFNKRWIEAEDRPGKRPGGFCTSLPVSGQTRIFMTFGGTVSNVSTLAHELGHAYHQYLMDELPQFNQDYAMNVAETASTFAEMIVADALVNNAADDKQKLSLLADKISSSVSFFMNIHARFLFETRFYERRKQGELSAGELSALMEEAQREAYHGALASYHPHFWASKLHFYITDVPFYNFPYTFGYMFSTGLYARAQREGQSFAAKYDALLQDTGRMTVEELASKHLGVDLTQPDFWREAMALAVADVKAFLELTE; from the coding sequence ATGGCAGAATTGACAAATCCGGTACAACAGACCTGGGAGCTGGATTCTATTTTTGCGGGAGGCTCTTCATCGGCAGACTTTGAGGCATTCCTGCAGCAACTTCAGAAGGATATCGCGGCGATGCACCAGGAACTGCAGCAGTTGGGCGCCCCAGGAAGCCTGGAAGAGGCAGCTGGCCTGGATCGGCTGATTGCCGGGCTGCAAAGCGCAGCAGGCAGAATCGGCGAAGCGAGCAGCTTCGTGGCCTGCCTAACGGCAGAGAACCAGCATGATAAGAAGGCTGTTCAGCTCTCCAGCAAAGTAACTACCTTGCGTGCCGCCTATGAGAACGCGATGACCCTGTTTCAAAATGTGCTGCGCAACACAGATGACGAGCTTTGGGAGCTATGGATGTCTCGCGAGGAGGTCGCCCCGATTTCGTTCGTGCTGAATGAAAAGCGCGCCGCTGCCCGTGAGAAGCTCGCTCCGGAGCTGGAGAGCCTGGCATCCGATTTGGCGATCGACGGTTATCACGGCTGGGGACAGCATTACGACACTATCGTGTCGAAAGTAGCGGTCCCTTTCGAGGATGAAGACGGCAGTCAGACGTCCCTGTCCGTAGGCCAGGCGGCCAATAAGCTGGGGGACAACAGCCGCGCAGTGCGGGAAGAGACATTCAAAAACTGGGAACAGGCCTGGAGCGATGTCGCGGACTATTGCGCTGATACGCTCAATCGGCTGGCAGGCTTCCGCATTAAGCTATACGAAAAACGAGGCTGGAGCGATATCCTGAAGGAACCGCTGGACATTAACCGGATGTCCAAAGCGACGCTGGACATGATGTGGCAGGTCATTGAAGAGAATAAGCCCGTGTTCGTGGCTTATTTGAACCGCAAGGCCAAGCTGATGGGATTGGAGCAGCTGTCCTGGAGCGATGTCGATGCGCCCCTCGGAGAGTCTGCGGACAAAATCTCCTATGAGGCGGCCGCAGAGGAGATTGTGAAGCAATTCCGCAATTTCAGTCCGAAGCTGGCGGATTTCTCTGCCGAGGCGTTCAACAAGCGCTGGATCGAAGCGGAGGATCGTCCAGGCAAGCGCCCGGGCGGTTTCTGTACGTCGCTTCCGGTCAGCGGACAGACGCGCATCTTCATGACCTTCGGGGGGACGGTATCCAACGTCTCTACGCTGGCGCATGAATTGGGCCACGCTTATCACCAGTATCTGATGGATGAACTTCCGCAGTTCAATCAGGATTATGCGATGAACGTAGCGGAAACTGCTTCGACCTTTGCGGAAATGATCGTGGCGGATGCCCTCGTGAACAATGCGGCGGACGACAAGCAGAAGCTGAGCCTGCTCGCCGACAAAATCAGCAGCAGTGTCAGCTTCTTCATGAACATCCATGCGCGATTCCTGTTCGAGACGCGCTTCTATGAGAGAAGAAAGCAAGGGGAGCTTAGTGCCGGCGAGCTGTCAGCTTTAATGGAGGAAGCGCAGCGTGAAGCATACCATGGGGCGCTAGCCTCCTACCACCCTCACTTCTGGGCGTCCAAGCTGCATTTCTATATTACCGATGTGCCGTTCTATAACTTCCCTTACACGTTCGGGTACATGTTCAGTACCGGGTTGTATGCAAGAGCGCAGCGGGAAGGACAGAGCTTTGCAGCGAAATATGATGCTTTGCTTCAGGATACGGGACGAATGACTGTTGAAGAGCTGGCCAGCAAGCATCTTGGAGTCGATCTAACGCAGCCGGACTTCTGGCGAGAGGCTATGGCCCTGGCTGTAGCTGACGTCAAGGCGTTCTTGGAACTGACAGAATAA